GCGAGGTGGCCAGCCGGATGGCCGCCGACGTGGTGTTCAGCCACATGTCGAGCGTCTGGGCCGACGACGGCGAGGTGAGCGCCCAGCGCTTCGCTTACCGCATGAAGGAGGCGGTGGAGCTGGCCAACAACCGCATCCACCAGCACGCCAAGGATCACCCCGAGGTGCGCGGCATGGGCACCACCGCCACCGTGGCCGGGGTCTTCGGCGCCGACCTCTACCTGGCGCAGGTGGGCGACAGCCGCGCCTACCTGGTCCGCCGTGGCGGCATCACCCAGATCACCAAGGACCAGTCGCTCATGCAGCGGCTGGTCGAAGCGGGCGAGCTCACCGAGGAAGAGGCCGAGCAGAGCGAGCGGCGCAACATCATCCTGCAGGCGCTCGGCCCCGACCCCCGGGTCAAGGTGGACCTGACCTACCAGGCGCTGCGGCGGGGCGACCTGCTGGTGCTCTGCTCCGACGGCCTCTCCGGGCAGGTCAAGAAGGAGGAGATCGCCCAGGTCGCCGCGGAGGCGACGGAGCTGGTCGATCTCTGCTCCCGCC
The Gemmatimonadota bacterium DNA segment above includes these coding regions:
- a CDS encoding Stp1/IreP family PP2C-type Ser/Thr phosphatase, producing MAQGSIHISVFGKTDVGKTRDHNEDTFLVADLTRKVASLQPDVREHDVGARGTLFMVADGMGGAAAGEVASRMAADVVFSHMSSVWADDGEVSAQRFAYRMKEAVELANNRIHQHAKDHPEVRGMGTTATVAGVFGADLYLAQVGDSRAYLVRRGGITQITKDQSLMQRLVEAGELTEEEAEQSERRNIILQALGPDPRVKVDLTYQALRRGDLLVLCSDGLSGQVKKEEIAQVAAEATELVDLCSRLITLANERGGPDNITAIAARFGGDGLAEPDGAAGVGHQVYPLREEETTTEPVPVYTGSPAPVPISEQPAPPRRALLGLLALLALAAALYLAFGSR